One segment of Anatilimnocola aggregata DNA contains the following:
- a CDS encoding right-handed parallel beta-helix repeat-containing protein — translation MRATNCLSLLLCCALGQLLAAAEPARFASHPPARPLPQASARPLGKGPAKFVDAKLGKDTAAGTEQAPWQTVQHAVNQLQAGETLVLRAGTYYEHVELTRSGTASQPITIRSYPGEFVVIDGGLREFYDSPATAWEPVVGNVAGEYRSTKSYPDFKIRAGATNAMGHFGDSWIPLHGYNLHGDLQTDNPWWNVDNKVGKDSFVYCGPGLFFHEETERIHCRLAPTTLPGLGENNYRGESDPRKLPLVVTAGWEHSPLSLTGCSWIVLQDLALRGSVQSALHIHNCQNIHLDGLSIHGGNTAMLATDTQGLLMTNSAVRGIAAPWTFRGSLKYRSVEARLFSASRWSPTGDDSSDFEIANCEFTDSVDGIFLGSVRNTKFHHNLVANISDDGIFVTSATAYDGSVWGGNTEVTFNRFARILTTFAFGVGHGRQKVLPESRKQLGLGLTIARNVFDFRQPVHYRWPNGPDDVQELNSFGRFGGDHGSPAWESMKIYHNTFLVVDPPRYDYLTDGLGRAMSHGTERWVLNNIVCQSQGLVGGTLPPAETSFVADGNLAWSLTDGDKLPALFDKFRRSPAFAASQQRYAPGWTANDLHQAPGFVKYASDWREVADVRLSADSPAVNSGVELPKAWPALASLKDEGGPDRGAIPLGMEPWSIGIQGRWNVLGQPVSTRLEAPVSSLVRTESSQPKSKAKRVLLVQGYPAFDAPLVEFALRKQGADLTAVEREWISPTEFKKYDLVAYDGSLGRAKVATTAFSPDDLKLVDEYLRSGGVLVLMRDRLDLFAALEGKLWLGENLKLVKNAKAAGYEVLQPKHPWLAHLPASSEQAWLQAANHLPLSAEAGERLIGAGKTQAILYRQPIGKGALIYVGFSPAAALPEGRGKETVEREASYESQYRILENVLRDPLTVTQSLRD, via the coding sequence GGTCCTCCGCGCTGGCACCTACTACGAACACGTTGAACTCACTCGCAGCGGGACTGCAAGCCAGCCCATCACCATTCGGAGTTACCCGGGCGAGTTCGTTGTCATCGATGGCGGCCTGCGCGAGTTTTATGATTCGCCAGCCACTGCCTGGGAACCGGTGGTCGGCAACGTCGCGGGCGAATATCGTTCAACGAAGTCGTATCCCGATTTCAAAATTCGGGCGGGGGCGACGAATGCGATGGGGCATTTCGGTGATTCGTGGATTCCGCTGCATGGGTACAACCTGCACGGCGATTTGCAGACGGACAATCCTTGGTGGAACGTCGACAATAAAGTCGGCAAAGATTCGTTCGTCTATTGCGGACCCGGCCTCTTCTTTCACGAAGAGACGGAGCGCATTCACTGCCGACTGGCTCCGACGACATTGCCGGGCCTCGGTGAGAACAACTATCGCGGTGAAAGTGACCCTCGCAAACTGCCGCTCGTCGTCACCGCAGGCTGGGAACATTCGCCCCTCTCACTGACGGGCTGCTCGTGGATCGTGCTGCAAGATTTGGCCTTGCGCGGCTCGGTGCAATCGGCCCTGCACATTCACAATTGCCAGAACATTCACCTCGATGGGCTGAGCATTCACGGCGGCAATACGGCGATGCTGGCCACCGATACTCAGGGCCTGCTGATGACCAACAGCGCTGTCCGCGGCATTGCGGCACCCTGGACTTTTCGCGGCAGCTTGAAGTATCGCTCGGTCGAAGCGCGGCTCTTCTCGGCCAGCCGTTGGTCTCCCACCGGCGACGACAGTTCGGATTTTGAGATCGCGAATTGCGAATTCACCGACAGTGTCGACGGCATCTTTCTGGGCAGTGTGCGGAATACGAAGTTCCACCACAACCTGGTCGCGAACATCAGCGACGACGGCATCTTTGTCACTTCGGCCACGGCCTACGACGGCTCGGTGTGGGGCGGCAATACGGAAGTGACCTTCAACCGCTTTGCTCGCATTCTCACCACGTTCGCCTTCGGCGTCGGTCATGGCCGGCAGAAAGTGCTGCCCGAGAGCCGCAAGCAACTTGGGCTGGGGCTGACCATCGCGCGGAACGTGTTTGATTTTCGCCAGCCTGTGCATTATCGCTGGCCCAATGGTCCGGACGATGTGCAAGAGTTGAATTCATTCGGCCGCTTCGGTGGCGATCACGGCAGCCCCGCGTGGGAGTCGATGAAGATCTATCACAACACGTTTTTGGTAGTCGATCCGCCGCGCTACGACTACCTGACCGATGGCCTCGGTCGCGCGATGAGCCACGGCACCGAGCGCTGGGTGCTGAATAACATCGTTTGCCAGTCGCAAGGTTTGGTGGGTGGAACGTTGCCCCCGGCGGAGACTTCCTTCGTGGCCGATGGCAACCTGGCTTGGAGTTTGACCGACGGCGATAAGCTCCCCGCGCTGTTCGACAAGTTCCGCCGCTCACCGGCCTTCGCCGCTAGCCAGCAGCGTTACGCGCCAGGCTGGACCGCCAATGACCTGCACCAAGCGCCGGGCTTTGTGAAGTATGCCAGCGATTGGCGCGAAGTGGCTGACGTTCGCTTGAGTGCTGATAGCCCCGCAGTGAACAGTGGCGTCGAGTTGCCGAAGGCCTGGCCAGCGCTTGCCAGCCTGAAAGATGAAGGGGGGCCCGATCGCGGGGCAATTCCGCTGGGCATGGAACCTTGGTCGATTGGCATTCAGGGGCGCTGGAATGTACTCGGCCAACCCGTGAGTACGCGGCTGGAGGCTCCTGTCTCGAGTCTTGTCCGGACAGAGTCGTCGCAACCGAAGAGCAAAGCCAAGAGAGTTCTCCTCGTGCAAGGTTATCCCGCCTTCGACGCTCCGCTGGTTGAATTTGCCTTGCGCAAGCAAGGTGCTGATTTAACCGCCGTCGAACGAGAATGGATCTCGCCCACGGAGTTCAAAAAGTATGATCTGGTTGCTTACGACGGTAGTTTGGGGCGCGCGAAAGTCGCGACGACGGCGTTCTCGCCCGACGATCTCAAGCTCGTTGATGAGTACCTGCGCAGCGGCGGCGTGCTCGTGCTGATGCGCGACCGGCTCGATTTGTTCGCGGCCCTCGAAGGCAAACTCTGGTTGGGAGAGAACCTCAAGCTGGTGAAAAACGCCAAGGCGGCCGGCTACGAAGTGCTCCAACCGAAGCATCCGTGGCTCGCTCACCTGCCGGCAAGTTCGGAGCAAGCCTGGCTGCAAGCCGCGAATCACTTGCCACTCTCGGCGGAAGCTGGCGAACGCTTGATCGGCGCTGGCAAAACGCAGGCGATTCTCTATCGACAACCGATCGGCAAGGGTGCGCTCATTTACGTCGGCTTCAGCCCCGCTGCTGCGTTGCCAGAAGGTCGAGGAAAGGAAACGGTCGAACGAGAAGCGAGTTACGAATCGCAATATAGAATTCTGGAGAATGTGCTGCGCGATCCCCTCACCGTAACTCAGTCACTCCGTGACTGA